Proteins encoded within one genomic window of Gigantopelta aegis isolate Gae_Host chromosome 2, Gae_host_genome, whole genome shotgun sequence:
- the LOC121384129 gene encoding AP-5 complex subunit beta-1-like has protein sequence MSTTSSRLHLKDWKQLLTDIRKSITNGTIDKLFENEDFVFDLLKLMYEDAVDTAAKTEYLATLEQFASEALSASSVDQAASTLLNIFQRYRSRDDYVNVCVQLLITVTTLTVSSEAISRDVCVSVVDALWGVAASVNDVASRRLRGCACQCLYQLEEFVPGVLWKWKDSVLQAAREDRTDVCQDYVCLLAKILHHMTQAGTEQDSTEQNVKLQRLNSDPPILSQELLPPVSFIMDVCAILTPAGLWNIVLSLVATLRKAPQISPSIFKPLMLHHMATLDPTVLHIIVYLQMEYSTETLSESEENKLLSRLVIGVNHAALSPAHRLLLLQWIKGYSKKRDQKMTAVSPHIKDKLFSKFFPSVFDSLDIHAEKLSILNHCLAGKKDCCGELLSSLQYLQKLVQLTGEVKATLAFFKSLFRFYQLQNNEQITQAILKITLDVIAKFPHLIPLVMDFLQCIKESIPERSVYMDILSSLHTHVLEASPETVLQQYEYYLQVFKTSAKEKDINQEETLKCLHRVVKCVVCLDQCSWYFGSDVLAVCRNILLHHSTDSIFSVLGEMLFDMFHHYNDTDVRDRARFYYALLTGASDKKIQDVLSAMMQGEAVTEHNFTTLLPGTLSEPVKTELIETDHSLFVWRRLTLQPRISVRGIVQDSTDKLTHTDFLTNYFKRLESLEVEIEVKYSLKMNADSEFEVIHAVSIHVEACEKYQPVKDIHIACMEKNDERQVSVILKPSVPKPGCFNISVMFASETKTHLTVLPQLCLSFPDLLIPFPWQQLNMMEDDFISESFTSLWDYFTCDDRQPSESIQSIKILQCPLKSIQTVLSPYCVNGDVLEHRYAIFLPGRHHLLLKVMERADEEKLVVMIATDYWPVLPHVNSYLESVQ, from the exons ATGTCAACAACGAGTAGTCGATTGCATTTAAAAGACTGGAAACAACTTTTGACCGATATTCGAAAGAGTATTACAAATGGCACCATAGACAAACTGTTTGAAAATGAAGACTTTGTTTTCGACTTGTTAAAG TTGATGTATGAAGATGCAGTGGACACTGCCGCTAAGACAGAGTACCTCGCCACCCTTGAACAGTTTGCTTCAGAGGCTCTCAGTGCAAGCAG TGTCGACCAAGCTGCCTCAACATTGTTGAACATCTTCCAGCGGTACCGGTCCCGGGACGATTACGTCAATGTCTGTGTCCAGCTCCTCATCACTGTGACAACCCTGACTGTCAGCAGTGAagcaatt tcacgTGACGTGTGCGTGTCTGTTGTTGACGCTCTGTGGGGTGTTGCTGCCAGTGTGAATGATGTTGCAAGTCGCCGATTGCGAGGTTGTGCCTGCCAGTGTCTGTATCAGTTGGAGGAGTTTGTACCA GGTGTGTTGTGGAAGTGGAAAGACAGTGTCCTCCAGGCTGCTCGAGAAGACAGAACAGACGTTTGTCAGGACTACGTTTGTCTGCTCGCCAAAATCCTACATCACATGACACA AGCTGGAACTGAACAAGATAGCACAGAACAGAAT GTGAAACTTCAGCGTTTGAATTCTGATCCCCCCATCTTGTCCCAGGAGTTACTTCCCCCTGTTTCCTTCATTATGGATGTCTGTGCAATACTGACACCTGCTGGGTTGTGGAACATTGTCTTGTCATTAGTGGCAACCCTACGCAAAGCTCCTCAGATATCACCTTCA ataTTCAAGCCACTGATGCTGCATCACATGGCTACACTCGACCCAACTGTTTTACACATCATTGTGTACTTGCAG ATGGAGTATTCCACTGAAACTTTGTCTGAATCTgaggaaaacaaacttttgtcaAGACTTGTCATAGGTGTCAATCATGCTGCACTGAGCCCCGCCCATCGTCTGCTACTTCTGCAATGGATCAAGGGATACTCTAAG aAGAGAGATCAGAAGATGACAGCCGTATCACCTCACATCAAGGACAAACTATTCAGCAAGTTCTTTCCTTCAGTGTTTGACAGTCTCGACATTCATGCTGAAAAACTTTCTATACTGAATCATTGTTTAGCTGGTAAAAAAG ACTGCTGTGGTGAACTACTGAGCAGTTTACAGTACCTGCAGAAGCTGGTTCAACTCACGGGAGAGGTAAAGGCCACACTGGCATTCTTCAAGTCTCTGTTCCGGTTTTATCAATTGCAGAACAATGAGCAAATCACACAGGCTATATTGAA GATCACCCTTGATGTGATAGCAAAATTTCCTCACCTCATTCCACTTGTCATGGACTTTCTGCAGTGTATAAAAGAATCCATTCCTGAAAG GTCTGTGTACATGGATATCTTATCATCtctacatacacatgtattggAGGCTTCACCAGAAACTGTTTTACAGCAATATGAATACTATCTCCAAGTGTTCAAAACATCGGCTAAAGAGAAGGACATCAACCAAGAA GAGACGTTGAAGTGCCTGCACCGTGTGGTGaagtgtgtggtgtgtttggATCAGTGCAGCTGGTATTTTGGCAGTGACGTCCTCGCAGTGTGTAGAAATATTCTTCTTCATCATTCAACTGACAGCATATTCTCGG TTCTAGGTGAGATGCTGTTTGACATGTTTCATCATTACAATGACACGGACGTCCGAGACAGAGCACGATTCTATTACGCATTGTTAACGGGAGCATCCGATAAAAAG ATACAAGATGTGCTGAGTGCCATGATGCAAGGCGAAGCAGTAACAGAACATAACTTCACAACTTTATTACCAG GTACTCTGAGTGAGCCGGTGAAGACAGAATTAATTGAGACAGACCATTCACTGTTTGTATGGAGAAG GTTAACCCTTCAGCCCCGGATCAGTGTCAGAGGTATAGTGCAGGACAGTACAGATAAACTCACACATACAG attttttaacaaattatttcaaGAGACTGGAATCTTTAGAGGTGGAAATAGAAGTAAAGTATTCCTTGAAGATG AATGCTGACTCTGAGTTTGAAGTTATTCATGCTGTGTCAATCCACGTAGAAGCATGTGAAAAATACCAGCCTGTGAAAG atattcaCATAGCCTGCATGGAAAAAAATG ATGAGAGACAAGTTTCAGTGATATTAAAACCCAGTGTTCCAAAGCCTGGCTGTTTTAATATAAG tgTTATGTTTGCATCAGAAACGAAAACGCACCTGACTGTTCTTCCTCAGTTGTGTCTTTCGTTTCCTGATCTTCTCATCCCGTTTCCATGGCAACAGTTAAATATGATGGAAGACGATTTCATATCAGAAAGCTTCACCAGCTTGTGGGACTACTTCACTTGTGATGATCGACAGCCGAG TGAATCTATCCAGTCAATAAAAATCTTGCAGTGTCCTTTGAAAAGTATACAGACAGTACTAAGTCCGTATTGTGTGAATGGAG aCGTGTTGGAACATCGCTATGCCATATTTCTGCCAGGTCGGCATCACCTACTGTTGAAGGTGATGGAGCGAGCAGATGAGGAGAAACTTGTGGTGATGATTGCTACGGACTACTGGCCAGTCCTGCCACACGTTAACTCATACCTGGAGTCAGTACAGTGA